A DNA window from Setaria viridis chromosome 2, Setaria_viridis_v4.0, whole genome shotgun sequence contains the following coding sequences:
- the LOC117843904 gene encoding mediator of RNA polymerase II transcription subunit 4 yields the protein MMQSHLPSPARLGLTASSPSLPPNPSPLNPTSSPPQGNLPASATAGTGAAPTLTTSPSLLPLLPPLPRAQSLLQLISSLASNLFELSPNRAAWISAYRGSLPTFLPSASSSPPPPLPTPISSTKDALSLLTTLQTQLFEAVAELQETLDLQDARVRLAREARAKDAALLAFAKKLHEAHHVLDRLVDDYADYRRDPKRPRGAAAADDPEPVSDGDFGASLHSRIKLEDILIYAHHISYTTFAPPEHGAGLPLRGALPPAPQESEMRSSKLYQFADMDVGVPKKPLEAKEGITVEVEAMPLYEPPPQEGAPRLPDTLPPMFPKDLKPPPGWKPGDPITLPLDDILPGVKGEEPKAPVPQAPVSVRPMVPMGPAPIQVAAVQLDFGSSSSDEYSSDVGSSEEDDED from the coding sequence atgaTGCAGTCACACCTGCCTTCCCCGGCGAGGCTGGGGCTCACCGCCTCGTCGCCATCGCTCCCCCCCAACCCGTCCCCCTTGAATCCCACCTCCTCGCCTCCACAGGGCAACCTGCCCGCTAGCGCAACCGCAGGCACCGGCGCGGCCCCAACCCTAACCACCTCGCCGTCGTTGCTCCcgctcctgccgccgctcccccgcgcgcAGTCGCTGCTCCAGCTTATATCGTCGCTCGCGTCCAACCTCTTCGAGCTCTCGCCCAACAGGGCCGCGTGGATCTCGGCGTACCGGGGGTCGCTCCCCACCTTCCTTCCCTCGGCGTcgtcctcgccaccgccgccgctcccgaccCCGATCTCCTCCACCAAGGACGCGCTGTCGCTCCTCACCACCCTCCAGACGCAGCTCTTCGAGGCCGTCGCCGAGCTGCAAGAGACTCTCGACCTGCAGGACGCCCGAGTGCGGCTTGCCCGCGAGGCGCGTGCCAAGGACGCTGCGCTGCTGGCCTTCGCGAAGAAGCTGCACGAGGCCCACCACGTGCTTGACCGCCTCGTCGACGACTACGCCGACTACCGCCGCGACCCCAAGCGCCCGCGTGGTGCCGCTGCGGCTGACGACCCCGAGCCGGTGTCGGACGGCGACTTCGGCGCGTCCCTGCACTCCAGGATCAAGCTGGAGGACATACTAATCTACGCGCACCACATAAGTTACACGACCTTTGCTCCGCCGGAGCATGGCGCTGGGCTGCCTCTCCGTGGGGCGTTGCCACCTGCACCACAGGAAAGTGAGATGCGGTCGTCGAAGTTGTATCAGTTTGCTGATATGGATGTAGGGGTGCCCAAGAAGCCATTGGAAGCGAAGGAGGGGATCACAGTGGAGGTGGAGGCCATGCCGCTGTATGAGCCGCCGCCACAGGAAGGGGCGCCGAGGCTACCAGACACCCTGCCACCCATGTTTCCGAAGGATCTTAAGCCACCACCGGGATGGAAGCCTGGTGATCCAATCACGCTGCCACTGGATGACATTCTACCTGGTGTCAAGGGTGAAGAACCAAAGGCCCCTGTGCCACAGGCACCTGTCTCAGTGCGGCCAATGGTGCCAATGGGCCCAGCGCCAATACAAGTCGCGGCTGTTCAGCTTGATTTTGGGAGCAGTAGCAGTGATGAGTACAGTAGTGACGTCGGGAGCTCAGAAGAAGATGACGAGGATTAG
- the LOC117843905 gene encoding histone-binding protein MSI1, whose translation MDGGSSSPASPPPTAGPSAEEMEEYQNWKKNAAVLYDLVISHPLEWPSLTVQWLPSESSTRSHRLVVGTHTSDEAPNNLMVLDAVLPLPPRLAAAVAASGGALPAPSVSVSRVAPHRGEVNRARYMPQRPFTVATKTCMDEVHVYHLGDGDGSGKSGADAVLRGHDAEGYGLAWSPMKEGWLLSGSYDKKICLWDLASGNGAPVLDAQQVFEAHEDLVEDVAWHLKDENIFGSVGDDCKLMMWDLRTNKPEQYIAAHEKEVNSLSFNPFNEWILATASGDATVKLFDMRKLSRSLHTFDSHEGEVFQVEWNPNLATVLASSAADKRVMIWDVNRIGDEQSEEDADDGPPELLFVHGGHTAKISELSWNPSEKWVVASVAEDNVLQIWEMAESIYCDDYSLQDN comes from the exons ATGGACGGCgggtcctcctcgccggcgagccCCCCACCGACGGCGGGTCCCTCCgcggaggagatggaggagtaCCAGAACTGGAAGAAGAACGCCGCGGTGCTCTACGACCTCGTCATCTCCCACCCGCTCGAGTGGCCGTCGCTCACCGTGCAGTGGCTCCCCTCCGAGTCATCGACCCGCAGCCACCGGCTCGTCGTGGGCACTCACACCTCCGACGAGGCCCCCAATAACCTCATGGTCTTGGACGCGGTGCTCCCGCTCCCGCCTCGCCTCGCAGCGGCCGTCGCTGCCTCAggcggcgccctcccggccCCGTCCGTGTCCGTCTCCCGCGTGGCGCCGCATCGGGGCGAGGTCAACCGCGCGCGCTACATGCCGCAGCGGCCCTTTACGGTGGCCACCAAAACGTGCATGGACGAGGTGCACGTGTACCatctcggcgacggcgacggcagcgggAAAAGCGGCGCCGATGCTGTGCTAAGGGGGCATGATGCGGAGGGTTATGGTTTGGCGTGGAGCCCGATGAAGGAGGGGTGGCTGCTGAGCGGCTCGTATGATAAGAAGATTTGCCTGTGGGATCTTGCCTCTGGGAATGGAGCTCCTGTTCTGGATGCACAACAGGTGTTTGAG GCTCATGAGGATCTTGTTGAAGATGTTGCTTGGCACCTTAAAGATGAAAATATATTTGGATCTGTTGGGGATGACTGCAAGTTGATGATGTGGGACCTGCGTACAAACAAACCAGAACAATATATTGCTGCACACGAAAAGGAG GTCAACTCTCTGTCATTCAATCCATTTAATGAATGGATCTTGGCTACAGCATCTGGAGATGCGACTGTTAAACTATTTGACATGCGAAAATTATCAAGAAGCTTGCACACTTTCGACAGCCATGA GGGGGAGGTGTTTCAGGTTGAATGGAATCCAAATTTGGCTACTGTATTAGCTTCATCTGCTGCAGACAAAAGAGTGATGATATGGGATGTCAACAG GATTGGGGATGAGCAGTCAGAGGAGGATGCAGACGACGGACCACCGGAGCTGCTGTTCGTCCACGGAGGCCACACAGCAAAGATATCGGAGCTGTCATGGAACCCCAGCGAGAAATGGGTCGTTGCCAGCGTGGCTGAAGATAACGTCCTGCAGATCTGGGAGATGGCAGAGAGCATCTACTGTGATGACTACTCTCTGCAGGATAACTGA
- the LOC117842637 gene encoding uncharacterized protein: MAAMDLEDDEDIWGNTASSPSASPTPLTTAVVAPCGAFISTQLSLNSRLQLLSTTAAAGGSSPPHSVGAGIFAADGLRHHVGLGDGGGGGFRNAPASPAPFFSAYGLDAGGGVAPIDAGAARSALEDEMCVGPGTAWAGAGVGGSDRRKKRMIKNRESAARSRARKQAYVRELEREVQLLQQENESLRVKYEQLRVSVEVPVPVKKTLQRMPSAPF; the protein is encoded by the exons ATGGCGGCCATGGActtggaggacgacgaggacatTTGGGGGAACACCGCCAGCAGCCCGAGCGCGTCCCCGACGCCCCTCACCACGGCCGTGGTCGCCCCCTGCGGCGCCTTCATCTCCACGCAGCTCAGCCTCAACTCCCGCCTCCAGCTCCTCTCCAccaccgcggccgcgggcggctcctcccctccccactcCGTCGGCGCCGGCATCTTCGCCGCGGACGGCCTCCGCCACCACGTgggcctcggcgacggcggcggcggcggcttccgcaATGCGCCCGCGTCCCCGGcccccttcttctccgcctacggcctcgacgccggcggcggcgtcgcgcccatcgacgccggcgccgcccgcagCGCGCTCGAGGACGAGATGTGCGTCGGCCCCGGCACGGCCtgggccggcgccggggtcggCGGCTCCGACCGCCGCAAGAAGCGCATGATCAAGAACCGCGAGTCCGCGGCGCGCTCCCGCGCGCGCAAGCAGGCGTACGTCCGCGAGCTGGAGAGGGAGGTGCAGCTCCTGCAGCAGGAGAACGAGAGCCTCCGCGTCAAGTACGAGCAG CTGAGGGTGTCCGTGgaggtgccggtgccggtgaaGAAGACCCTGCAGAGGATGCCGTCCGCGCCATtttga